From Nicotiana tabacum cultivar K326 chromosome 20, ASM71507v2, whole genome shotgun sequence, one genomic window encodes:
- the LOC107799262 gene encoding conserved oligomeric Golgi complex subunit 7-like, whose product MMVDLSSFSDEKFDPKKWINEVFQSRHPQDPVDKHLVDLEMKLQMVSEEIAASLEEQSAAALLRVPRTTRDVSRLRDDALTLRSALSAILLKLKKAEGSSAESVATLAKVDAVKRRMEAAYETLQDAAGLTQLSSTVEDVFASGDLPRAAETLANMSHCLAAVGEVAEFANIRRQLEVLEDRLDSMVQPRLTDALSNRKVDVAQEMRAILLRIGRFKSLELHYTKVHIKPIKRLWEDFDLRQQANKVANEKSETERLSNAQDFHSSMISFSSWLPNFYDELLLYLEQEWKWCMLAFPEEFRTLVPNLLIETMSAIGMSFASQINLATGDAVPETKALAKGIIDISNGDLPKGAKIQTKHLEALIELQSTTGSFARNIQHLFSDADPQVLSDALKAVFLPYESFKRRYGQMERAVLSGEIAGLDLRGAAVTLAGVQGVELSETVRRMEESIPHVILLLEAAVERCINFTGGFEVDELILVLDDVMLQYISTLQENLKSLRAVCGLDMDAISTKKDSAERREAAPNARKVDFTSSEEEWSFVQGALQILTVADCLTSRSSVFEASLKATLARLSTSLAFSVFGSSVDQNQPDIVNDDGSGQLSVARRAVLDVAAVSLLDTPEKARKLLNLLEQSKDPRFHALPVASQRVTAFTDAVSELVYDVLISKVRQQFIGLSRLPIWSSVEEHSARPLPTFSAYPQSYVTGVGEYLLTLPQQLEPLVENISNSDPNADEAQYFATEWMFKVAEGATALYMEQLRGIQYITDRGAQQLSVDIEYLSNVLSALSMPIPTVLATFQTCFSTPKNQLKDLIKTDSGNQLDLPTANLVCKMRRISLE is encoded by the exons ATGATGGTGGATCTGAGTTCCTTCTCCGACGAGAAATTCGACCCGAAAAAATGGATAAACGAAGTGTTTCAGTCACGGCATCCACAGGATCCAGTGGACAAACACCTAGTGGATCTGGAAATGAAGCTTCAGATGGTTTCCGAAGAGATCGCCGCTTCCCTTGAGGAGCAAAGCGCCGCCGCACTCCTCCGTGTTCCCCGCACCACTCGCGATGTCAGCCGCCTCCGTGATGATGCTCTCACCCTTCGCTCCGCTCTCTCCGCCATCCTCCTCAAGCTTAAAAAG GCTGAGGGATCATCTGCTGAATCTGTAGCTACACTTGCAAAAGTTGATGCTGTCAAGCGCAGAATGGAAGCTGCATATGAGACTTTGCAG GATGCTGCTGGTTTAACTCAACTAAGCTCAACAGTGGAGGATGTATTTGCCAGTGGTGATCTTCCTCGAGCTGCAGAAACTCTGGCTAATATGAGTCACTGCTTGGCTGCCGTTGGAGAG GTTGCGGAATTTGCTAATATTAGGAGGCAGCTTGAAGTTCTAGAAGATAGACTAGACTCAATGGTCCAACCTCGACTAACAGATGCTCTAAGCAATCGAAAG GTTGATGTTGCCCAAGAAATGCGTGCTATTCTACTGAGAATTGGGAGATTCAAGTCCTTAGAGCTGCACTACACCAAGGTCCACATCAAGCCAATAAAGCGGCTTTGGGAAGATTTTGACTTGAGGCAGCAGGCTAATAAAGTTGCAAATGAGAAAAGTGAAACAGAAAGACTATCAAATGCTCAGGATTTTCATTCATCCATGATATCATTCTCAAGTTGGCTGCCTAATTTCTACGATGAATTGTTGCTTTATCTTGAACAGGAGTGGAAGTG GTGTATGCTTGCCTTTCCAGAAGAATTCAGAACTCTTGTACCAAACCTACTAATTGAAACAATGTCAGCTATTGGTATGAGCTTTGCATCACAGATTAACCTTGCCACTGGGGATGCTGTGCCAGAGACAAAAGCCTTGGCTAAAG GTATAATCGATATCTCAAATGGAGATTTGCCAAAAGGTGCCAAGATTCAGACTAAACATTTGGAGGCCCTAATTGAACTTCAGAGTACAACAGGGAGCTTTGCTAGGAACATTCAACACCTGTTTTCAGACGCTGATCCACAAGTTCTGTCGGATGCTCTGAAGGCAGTCTTCCTTCCTTATGAATCTTTCAAACGGCG ATATGGACAAATGGAGCGTGCAGTTCTCTCTGGTGAGATTGCAGGCCTTGATCTCAGAGGAGCTGCTGTTACTCTTGCGGGAGTCCAGGGAGTTGAACTTAGTGAAACTGTACGAAGGATGGAAGAGTCAATTCCACACGTCATTTTGCTTCTTGAAGCAGCAGTTGAAAGATGCATCAACTTTACTGGTGGTTTTGAGGTGGATGAGCTAATTCTTGTGCTGGATGATGTTATGCTACAATACATTTCCACTTTGCAGGAGAACCTAAAATCATTGAGAGCTGTTTGTGGACTTGATATGGATGCTATTAGTACAAAGAAAGACTCAGCAGAAAGAAGGGAAGCAGCTCCAAATGCACGTAAAGTTGACTTCACATCAAGTGAGGAGGAATGGTCATTTGTTCAAGGTGCACTGCAGATCCTCACCGTTGCTGATTGTTTAACCAGTAGATCTTCAGTCTTTGAAGCTTCCCTCAAGGCTACTCTTGCTAGGTTGAGTACAAGTCTCGCTTTCTCAGTTTTTGGGTCAAGTGTTGATCAGAACCAACCAGATATAGTCAATGATGATGGAAGTGGGCAATTATCTGTTGCTCGAAGGGCGGTCTTGGATGTGGCAGCTGTGAGTCTATTGGATACTCCTGAGAAGGCTCGGAAGCTTCTTAATTTGTTGGAGCAG TCTAAAGATCCCAGGTTCCATGCACTTCCAGTAGCATCACAACGAGTTACGGCTTTCACAGACGCAGTCAGTGAGCTTGTTTATGATGTTCTCATATCAAAAGTACGGCAGCAGTTCATTGGTCTGTCACGCCTGCCCATATGGTCATCTGTTGAAGAACATAGTGCTAGGCCCCTTCCAACCTTCAGCGCATACCCCCAGTCTTATGTGACTGGTGTTGGTGAATATCTCCTTACTTTACCCCAACAGCTAGAGCCACTTGTAGAGAATATTTCCAACAGTGATCCCAATGCTGATGAGGCCCAGTACTTTGCAACTGAATGGATGTTTAAG GTTGCTGAAGGTGCCACCGCACTTTACATGGAACAGCTTCGAGGGATCCAGTATATAACAGATCGTGGAGCACAGCAGCTTTCTGTCGATATAGAGTATCTAAGCAATGTACTTTCAGCTCTATCAATGCCAATTCCTACAGTTCTTGCCACATTCCAGACATGTTTTTCAACACCTAAAAATCAGCTCAAGGATCTAATAAAAACAGATTCAGGGAATCAGCTTGATCTTCCTACTGCTAATCTTGTCTGCAAGATGCGTCGTATCAGTTTAGAATAA
- the LOC107763514 gene encoding putative receptor-like protein kinase At5g18500, with translation MASDLNFQLSKKTHIFHLKVWVLLAIFVGLFIVIILLLLPFCFSRKKSRKFHDTLPISQIPDVSKEIRVDQNSASKYGGLYRNPLAYQDTYSEKDSDKLLAHSNIDKMKDFDITSQSDSFTYLDKDGTFESGENGAAGTVYHPSHPTNVPSPLSGLPEFSHLGWGHWFTLRDLETATNKFSKENIIGEGGYGIVYRGQLINGTEVAVKKLLNNLGQAEKEFHVEVEAIGHVRHKNLVRLLGYCIEGTHRLLVYEYVNNGNLEQWLHGAMRQHGYLTWEARMKILLGTAKALAYLHEAIEPKVVHRDIKSSNILIDDDFNAKISDFGLAKLLGAGKSHITTRVMGTFGYVAPEYANSGLLNEKSDVYSYGVVLLEAITGRDPVDYGRPAPEVNLVDWLKMMVGSKRSEEVVDPTIETRPSTTALKRALLTTLRCLDPDSDKRPTMSQVVRMLESEEYPIPREGRRRRKSQTGAEETESHNRKSNTDSSEKPILTMKSRSDK, from the exons ATGGCATCTGATCTTAATTTCCAACTGTCTAAGAAAACCCATATATTCCATCTAAAGGTGTGGGTTTTATTAGCCATCTTTGTAGGACTTTTTATTGTAATCATTCTTTTGCTGCTGCCGTTTTGTTTTTCTCGTAAGAAATCCAGAAAGTTTCATGATACACTACCCATAAGCCAAATTCCTGATGTGTCTAAAGAAATAAGGGTTGATCAAAATTCAGCAAGCAAATACGGCGGCCTTTATAGGAATCCCCTTGCATATCAGGACACATACAGTGAGAAAGATTCAGATAAGCTTTTGGCTCATTCAAATATTGACAAGATGAAAGATTTTGACATTACCAGTCAATCAGACTCATTTACTTATTTAGACAAAGACGGAACATTTGAGTCAGGGGAAAATGGAGCTGCTGGAACAGTATATCATCCTTCACATCCTACGAATGTCCCGTCCCCTTTATCCGGTCTACCTGAATTCTCTCACTTGGGTTGGGGCCATTGGTTTACTCTGCGCGACCTTGAAACGGCGACTAACAAGTTTTCTAAGGAAAATATAATTGGAGAGGGTGGTTATGGCATTGTTTATCGGGGACAGCTGATCAACGGAACTGAAGTTGCTGTTAAAAAGCTACTGAATAATTT AGGACAAGCAGAGAAAGAATTTCATGTGGAAGTTGAGGCTATTGGTCATGTGCGACATAAAAATTTGGTTAGACTTTTGGGCTACTGTATTGAAGGAACTCACAG GTTATTGGtttatgagtacgtaaacaatgggAATTTAGAGCAATGGCTACATGGAGCTATGCGACAGCATGGGTACCTTACATGGGAAGCCCGGATGAAGATTCTCCTTGGCACCGCTAAAGC TCTTGCATATTTACACGAGGCAATTGAGCCCAAGGTGGTGCATCGCGACATAAAGTCAAGCAACATATTGATAGATGATGACTTCAACGCAAAAATTTCTGATTTTGGCCTGGCCAAGTTGCTGGGTGCGGGGAAGAGTCACATTACAACCAGAGTTATGGGCACTTTTGG ATATGTAGCTCCTGAGTATGCAAATAGCGGTCTCCTGAATGAGAAGAGTGATGTGTATAGCTATGGCGTTGTGCTTCTAGAAGCCATCACCGGAAGAGATCCAGTGGATTATGGTCGCCCTGCCCCCGAG GTAAATCTTGTCGATTGGCTCAAGATGATGGTTGGCAGCAAACGCTCAGAAGAAGTGGTTGATCCAACAATCGAGACAAGGCCTTCCACAACTGCCCTTAAACGAGCTCTGTTAACAACTTTAAGATGTCTCGATCCAGATTCTGATAAAAGGCCTACAATGAGTCAAGTTGTTCGAATGCTTGAATCTGAGGAATATCCAATACCACGAGAG GGTCGAAGACGGAGAAAGAGCCAGACAGGTGCTGAAGAAACAGAATCTCATAATCGGAAGTCTAACACAGATAGCAGTGAAAAACCAATTTTGACGATGAAGAGTAGAAGCGATAAATAA